In Topomyia yanbarensis strain Yona2022 chromosome 2, ASM3024719v1, whole genome shotgun sequence, one DNA window encodes the following:
- the LOC131682461 gene encoding uncharacterized protein LOC131682461 produces the protein MHLLSSKTRVAPLPKKLGSKRGSKPFTIPRAELCGALLLAKLVTTVIESMKLQLNAVTLWCDSQIVLCRLNKSPANLEVFVGNKVREINQLTAHYKWQYIHTKENPADLASRGVNESELMKSALWWHSPSTIQNTSDINSQSELVYTSEEEGLRDSVHANVSLQDCPIELLTRYRDFRKLQRVFAYAIRFINNSRAKDKAQRVLGSLTVAELRQATQNIIAQTQKEGFSDELKLLRRGRAKMLLPLAPFIDQHGMLRVGGRLRHARIPFGKKHQLLLPRSHVTKILIMSLHKEHLHVGPQALLSIVRQRYWTVRAKSVIRQVIKKCVQCFRIVQFMGELPAFRVNPSLPFSTTGVDYAGPFFIRQGVRRMAKVKAYVALFICMSTKAIHLELVSDLTSEAFLAALQRFVGRRGYPEQILSDNATNFRGAQSQLHELYLLFSSQQANDAINHFCTAREIQWSFIPPRSPNFGGIWEAGVKAAKSHLKIILRDASLKYEEMNTVLVQIEAVLNS, from the coding sequence ATGCATCTTCTCAGTAGTAAAACTCGTGTAGCTCCGTTACCAAAGAAACTAGGAAGTAAGCGTGGCAGCAAACCTTTTACGATCCCAAGAGCCGAACTTTGCGGTGCTTTGCTTTTGGCGAAACTTGTCACTACGGTGATTGAGTCCATGAAACTACAACTTAATGCGGTAACACTTTGGTGTGATTCACAAATCGTTCTTTGCAGGCTCAACAAATCTCCAGCTAATCTTGAAGTTTTCGTGGGTAACAAGGTTCGTGAAATAAATCAGCTAACGGCACATTACAAATGGCAATATATCCATACAAAGGAAAACCCAGCAGATCTTGCTTCGCGTGGGGTTAATGAATCGGAACTAATGAAATCTGCATTGTGGTGGCATAGTCCGTCCACGATACAGAACACTAGTGACATCAATAGTCAGTCTGAGTTAGTCTACACCAGTGAAGAAGAAGGGCTACGAGATTCAGTGCACGCCAACGTATCGTTGCAGGATTGCCCTATTGAATTACTAACTAGATACCGCGACTTCAGAAAGCTCCAGCGGGTGTTCGCCTACGCCATTAGATTTATAAACAACTCTCGTGCGAAAGACAAGGCTCAGCGAGTTTTGGGATCGTTGACAGTAGCCGAGTTGCGACAAGCTACGCAAAATATTATCGCCCAAACACAGAAGGAAGGTTTCAGTGATGAGTTAAAATTGTTAAGGCGTGGTAGAGCAAAAATGCTTCTACCGTTGGCTCCGTTCATCGATCAACACGGCATGCTACGTGTCGGCGGTCGTCTGAGACATGCTAGGATCCCGTTCGGTAAAAAACATCAGTTACTGTTACCACGAAGTCATGTAACAAAGATTTTGATAATGTCCCTTCACAAGGAGCATCTACATGTTGGGCCACAAGCCTTGCTGTCGATAGTACGCCAACGGTACTGGACCGTTAGAGCAAAAAGTGTTATACGCCAAGTCATTAAGAAATGTGTCCAATGTTTTCGAATCGTTCAATTTATGGGTGAGTTACCCGCCTTCCGAGTCAACCCCTCGCTACCTTTTTCAACAACGGGGGTTGACTATGCGGGGCCCTTTTTCATTCGTCAAGGTGTCCGACGTATGGCAAAGGTGAAAGCTTACGTGGCTCTATTTATATGTATGAGCACAAAAGCAATACACCTCGAACTGGTGTCCGACTTAACCAGCGAGGCATTTTTGGCAGCCCTTCAAAGATTTGTTGGTCGTCGTGGTTACCCAGAGCAAATACTATCTGACAACGCAACTAATTTCCGAGGAGCCCAATCGCAGCTACATGAGCTGTACTTGTTGTTCTCGTCTCAACAAGCAAATGATGCGATCAATCATTTCTGCACTGCACGGGAAATTCAGTGGTCGTTTATACCGCCGCGATCGCCAAACTTCGGAGGCATTTGGGAGGCCGGAGTGAAGGCAGCAAAGTCTCATCTAAAAATCATTCTGCGTGATGCATCTTTGAAATACGAAGAAATGAATACGGTATTAGTGCAAATAGAAGCTGTCTTGAACTCGTGA
- the LOC131682460 gene encoding eEF1A lysine and N-terminal methyltransferase homolog, whose product MSLLPKTATEFGTTEYWNKFFKKRGQKAFEWYGEYPELCGQLHKYVKAKDEILTVGCGNSKLSLDLYDVGFKKITNIDISQVVIKQMQEANRAERPEMLWYHMDATAMKFSNEKYSVVLDKGTLDALFTDESESTVATVRKYFSEIARVLRVGGRYLCVSLLQEHILRELLAFFPEHEFVFRAIRCLEAEQKTAADNNDGSTMPVFLVVATKFKKLPMKVYEVCMADDQIQRVQKPDEIVLSIAGAQKAAMVCSGLVRGSIAGLNEVSLDLHKPGEDIPRYTIHVLDQAPTRGNGKYAAFIVPQGRETEWLFSTPKGRQKLLASASHNRLAIVSMHRGQTYSSWDAVKDELAESVRSLAPHGLQEQIPYLSLGSEVGRRETIHSGHSAMSGDYIVEEILGKDEKIFRRLIFLSNQFVIQSEAAIKVMKNKGKSKKIVDPGYLACQHHLYMSIGVHLASKLGSDTGKNSPDSVMIVGLGGGGLCTFIRQCLRDTTLVAVEIDPEMLSVATNYFGLTLDDRLKVELKDGLDYLVECVQAGSHFKAILFDVDSKDPTQGMSCPPKAFVERHVLENSKKLLTDDGVFILNLVCRDDSQREKVVDELKQVFKYVLSYKLEEDVNEIFYCTDNAALDCGAKWQEAMKRSAEELNVLAKKFKLSRDDLVDLEEFVQGLKL is encoded by the exons ATGAGCCTTCTTCCCAAAACAGCCACCGAGTTTGGTACTACCGAATATTGGAACAAATTCTTCAAAAAGCGAGGGCAAAAGGCTTTCGAATG GTACGGCGAATATCCAGAACTGTGCGGTCAACTGCATAAGTATGTTAAAGCCAAGGACGAAATCCTCACTGTTGGTTGCGGAAATTCCAAGTTGAGCCTGGATTTGTACGATGTTGGCTTCAA GAAAATAACCAACATCGACATCTCGCAAGTCGTTATCAAACAGATGCAGGAAGCCAACCGAGCGGAACGACCGGAAATGCTGTGGTATCACATGGATGCTACAGCAATGAAATTTAGCAATGAAAAATATTCCGTTGTGCTAGACAAAGGAACACTGGATGCATTGTTCACTGATGAATCGGAATCAACGGTCGCCACTGTCCGGAAATATTTTTCCGAGATCGCTCGAGTACTTCGCGTCGGCGGCCGGTACTTGTGTGTTTCGCTCCTACAGGAGCACATACTTAGGGAATTGTTGGCCTTTTTCCCGGAGCATGAGTTTGTGTTTCGTGCGATCCGTTGCCTAGAGGCCGAACAGAAAACAGCAGCCGATAACAATGATGGTTCGACTATGCCAGTGTTTCTGGTGGTGGcaaccaaatttaaaaaattaccaaTGAAAGTGTACGAAGTGTGCATGGCAGATGATCAAATCCAGCGGGTGCAGAAGCCGGATGAAATTGTACTTTCGATCGCAGGTGCCCAAAAAGCTGCCATGGTTTGTAGTGGCTTAGTACGAGGAAGCATAGCTGGTTTGAACGAAGTTTCGCTAGATCTACATAAACCGGGTGAGGATATTCCACGATACACAATTCACGTGCTAGATCAAGCACCGACTCGGGGAAATGGAAAATACGCCGCTTTTATCGTACCTCAGGGACGAGAGACTGAATGGTTATTTTCGACGCCGAAAGGTAGGCAAAAACTGCTGGCATCCGCTAGTCACAATCGTTTGGCCATCGTTTCGATGCATCGGGGACAGACTTACAGCAGCTGGGACGCTGTGAAGGACGAACTGGCTGAGAGTGTCAGATCGTTGGCTCCTCATGGGCTGCAGGAACAG ATTCCTTACCTATCACTTGGGTCGGAGGTTGGCCGGCGGGAAACCATTCACAGCGGTCACAGCGCCATGTCCGGAGATTATATTGTTGAGGAAATCTTAGGAAAAGACGAAAAGATTTTCCGCAGATTAATTTTTCTAAGTAATCAGTTTGTGATACAATCCGAGGCCGCCATTAAGGTGATGAAAAACAAGGGTAAATCAAAGAAAATTGTTGATCCCGGTTACCTGGCTTGTCAGCATCACTTGTATATGTCGATTGGAGTTCATTTGGCATCTAAGTTAGGTTCCGATACAGGGAAAAACTCACCAGACAGTGTAATgattgttggccttggtggtgGCGGTCTGTGTACGTTTATTCGACAATGCTTGAG GGACACCACTTTAGTGGCAGTGGAAATCGATCCGGAAATGCTTTCGGTAGCCACAAACTACTTCGGCCTGACGCTGGACGATCGGTTGAAAGTGGAACTCAAGGACGGACTCGATTATTTAGTGGAATGCGTTCAAGCTGGGTCACATTTCAAAGCGATTCTGTTTGACGTCGACAGCAAAGATCCTACCCAGGGGATGAGTTGTCCACCAAAAGCATTCGTGGAGCGGCACGTTCTAGAAAACAGCAAAAAACTGCTGACCGACGATGGTGTATTTATTTTGAACCTGGTCTGCCGAGATGATTCCCAGCGGGAGAAGGTAGTCGACGAActgaaacaggtttttaaatatGTTCTATCATACAAACTAGAGGAGGACgtaaatgaaatattttactGCACGGACAATGCTGCACTGGATTGTGGGGCAAAGTGGCAGGAAGCGATGAAAAGATCCGCCGAGGAGTTGAACGTTCTGGCGAAGAAATTCAAGCTCAGTCGGGATGATTTAGTTGATCTGGAAGAATTTGTGCAAGGATTGAAGCTTTGA